The following is a genomic window from Capnocytophaga stomatis.
TTACCTCTTACCGTAACCACGTTCATCCAATTGCTTTAGGTGTTGACCCTAAGAGAGTTATGGCTGAGTTGTACGGAAAAGCTACGGGAACTTCACAAGGATTGGGAGGGTCAATGCACATCTTCTCAAAAGAACATAACTTTTACGGCGGGCACGGTATCGTTGGAGGGCAAATTCCGTTAGGAGCAGGTTTGGCTTTCGCTGATAAGTACTTTGACAGAAAGGCAGTTACATTGACTTTTATGGGAGATGGTGCTGTTCGTCAAGGAGCTTTCCACGAAACACTTAACTTGGCAATGCTTTGGAAATTACCTGTGGTATTCATCATTGAAAACAATCATTACGCAATGGGAACTTCAGTGGAAAGAACTGCAAATCACGTAGATATCTGGAAACTTGGTTTGGGTTACGAAATGCCTTGCGGACCTGTTGACGGAATGAATCCTGTGAAAGTTGCCGAAGCAGTTTATGAAGCAGTGGAAAGAGCAAGACGTGGTGACGGACCTACTCTTTTGGATATCAGAACGTATCGTTATCGTGGGCACTCAATGTCCGACGCTCAACACTATCGTACTAAAGAAGAAGTGGAAGAATACAAAAAAATCGACCCAATTACTCAAGTTCTTGACGTGATTAAAGCTAAGAAATATGCTTCTGAAGCTGAAATTGAGGCAATTGATGAACGAGTTAAACAACTTGTAGCTGAATGCGAGAAGTTTGCAGAAGAATCTCCATTCCCGGCCAAAAACGTAATGTACGATACTGTTTACGAACAAGAAAATTATCCTTTTTTATCTCATAAATTATAATAAAAAATGGCAGAAATAATCAATATGCCACGATTGAGCGACACAATGGAAGAAGGAGTTGTTGCAAAGTGGCTAAAAAAAGTAGGTGATAAAGTAAGCGAAGGTGATATTTTAGCAGAAATCGAAACCGATAAAGCTACAATGGAATTCGAGTCGTTTTATTCGGGAACATTGTTGTATATCGGGCTTCAGGAAGGAGAAACAGCTCCTGTGGATTCCTTGTTGGCAATCGTCGGAAAAGAAGGAGAAGATATTTCAGCATTAATAAACGGAGGTTCAGCTCCTCAGCCTGCTTCACAATCTGAAGAAGCACCAAAAACTGAAACACCTGCAACAGAAGTAACTGTTCCATCAGGAGTAGAGGTGGTGACTATGCCACGTTTGAGCGATACAATGACCGAAGGAACGGTGGCTACTTGGCTGAAAAAAGTAGGTGACAAAGTAAGCGAAGGAGATATCTTGGCAGAAATCGAAACCGATAAAGCTACGATGGAGTTTGAGTCGTTCTACTCAGGTACATTATTATATATAGGTATAAAGGAAGGTGAGTCGGCAGCTGTGGATTCTTTGTTGGCTATCGTTGGTCCTGCCGGAACTGATGTAAGTGCTATTGTTGCTGGTGGAGGAAAAGTTTCAGCTCCTGCACCTAAATCGGAGGAAAAGCTAGAAGAGAAAAAAGCAGAGGCTTCGACTCCTGTATCTAATTCTAATACAGCTAATAACGAACGTATTTTTGCTTCTCCGTTAGCTAAAAAAATCGCACAGGAAAAAGGCATTAACCTTGCACAAGTAAAAGGTTCTGGCGAAAATGGACGTATTACCAAAAAAGATGTGGAAGGATTTACGCCATCTGCGACAACACCGTCGGTACAAAGTAGTGCTTCTGCACCAGTGGCTGCGTTCGCTCCAGTAGGACAAGAAGCCGTGGAAGAGGTTAAAAATTCGCAAATGCGTAAAACCATTGCTAAACGTCTTTCCGAATCGAAATTTACAGCTCCGCACTATTATTTGACTATCGAAATCGATATGGAAAATGCGATGGCTTCACGTGTACAAATCAATAACATACCTGATACTAAGGTATCTTTCAATGATATGGTTGTGAAAGCGTGTGCGATGGCACTTAAAAAACATCCGCAAGTAAACACTTCTTGGAAAGGTGATGTTACGGTTTACAACAAACACGTACACATTGGCGTTGCAGTTGCTGTGGAAGATGGTTTGGTAGTACCGGTGCTTAGATTTGCCGACCAATTGAGCCTTACACAAATCGGCGGACAGGTAAAAGATTTGGCAGGAAAAGCAAGAAATAAAAAATTAGCTCCAACCGAAATGGAAGGAAGTACATTTACAGTTTCTAACTTAGGAATGTTTGGTATTGAGTCATTTACGTCAATTATCAATCAACCTAATTCGGCAATTTTGTCCGTGGGAGCTATTGTAGAAAAACCTGTTGTGAAAGAAGGGCAAATTGTGGTAGGGCATACAATGAAAGTTACATTAGCGTGCGACCATCGTACAGTTGATGGAGCTACGGGAGCTCAGTTCCTGCAAACGCTCAAAACCTACATTGAAAATCCTGTAACAATGTTAGCTTAGGAATTTTTGAAAGATTACCATAATTGAAAAATGCAAGTCTGTTAATTCGGATTTGCATTTTTTTATTTGCTGATTATTAGGAAAAATGAATAAAAAGCTATTCTTTTGCATAAGTTTTAGGTGATAAGTTAAATTTGAGATGAAAAAAACGTACTTATTATTTCTGTTATTGCTAACATCAACGTTGTATTCTCAGCAAATTGATGATATAAATACCGATCGTCCAGACCAAAGTGAAGGGGTTTATACACTTCCGAAAAATAAATTTCAGCTGGAAGATGGTTTTACTTTTTCCGATGAAAGTATTTCCAATAATTTGATGTTACGTTATGGAATTTTTAACGGAACTGAAGTTCGATTATCTTCTGATTTTGAGAAAAATAAATCGGAAAATGTTGAAATAGATAATTTCGTTTTGAGTTTCAAACAACGCATTTTGGAAGAAAAAAACTATCTTCCTGCGATTACTTTGGTTGGTTATTTGACTTACAAAAATCCTATAAAAGAATGGCAAACAGACGTTTATTTGGCTTTTGAGAATAATATTTCTGAGAAGTTTGTCCTTTGCTATAATGTCGGAACATCAAATTTTTTCCGAGAGTTGAACGTTACAACTCAATTTGGTTATTCAGTTACAAAAGATTTATACACTTTTTTAGAATATTTTGCCACTTTCGGGAATCAACTTCCGTTGCATAATTTTGATACAGGATTATTATATTGTATAACTTCTGATTTTCAGATTGATGTGGCTTTTGGTCGTTCTATTTTTAACGAAAATTCAAATTGGTTTGTAAGCACAGGATTTGCATATCGATTTTTTTAATGCGGGCTATCCGTCATACGTATTATTTTTTTTCTTATCTTTGCCTCTTCAAATAGATTATTTGTAATGAACTTATTATCATATCATTATACTTCTGTTCTTCACGATAATGTGGAAAAATTTGGGCACAAAAAAGCTTTAATGAGCAAAGTTGAGCAAAATTGGGAAGGAATCACTTGGAATGAGTTAGGTAAAGTGACCGATTTGCTCTCAAAATCATTGTTACATTTTGGCGTTCAAGCTCAGGAAACCGTTGGGATTTTTTCTCAAAATATGCCCAAATGGACGATTACGGATTTTGCCAGTTTGCAAGTCAGAGCAATACCTGTCCCTATTTATGCTACAAATACTTCAGAACAAGCTCTTTACGTGCTGAATCACGCAGAAGTGAAAATATTGTTCGTAGGTGATACGGAGCAATATGAGAAAGCTTTGGAGGTAGCCGAAAAATGTGCTTCTTTACAGAAAATAGTTGTTTTTAAAGAAGATATTGAGCTTAAAGAAGACAAATATTCAATCCGATGGAGTGATTTTTTAGAGTTTGGTAAGACAGATATTTACAACGAAGAATTTCAAAAAAGGATTGCAGACAAAAGGTTAGATGACTTATTTACAATAATATACACTTCAGGAACCACGGGTGAGCCTAAGGGAGTAATGTTGGATTATGAGAATTTGGCTTATCAGTTAATCGGGCACGATATAAGGCTTGAAATATCGGACAAGGACGAATCGTTAGCATTTTTGCCTTTGTCGCACGTTTTTGAAAGAGCTTGGACGTATTATTCATTATATAAGGGTGCGACGGTTTATTATTTGGAAAATCCGAATAATATTAAAAGTGCGTTGGAGGAAGTAAGACCAACCGTAATGTGTGCTGTTCCAAGGTTTTACGAAAAAATATTTGCTACGGTTCACGACAGAGTGGATAGCTCTTCTTTCGTGAAGAAAATGATATTTGCCTTTGCTGTAAAAACGGGAAGAAAAGTATTGAAAATTAATCAAGAAGGTAAGAAAGTTTCTTGGTGGTTGAAAAAAGCACATAACATATCCGATAAGTTAGTATATTCGAAATTAAAACAATCATTGGGCGGACGGATTCGTTTTATGCCTTGTGGCGGAGCGAATTTGGAACCAAGTATTGGGCGTTTTTTCCATTCGATAGGAGTGAACGTGAAATTGGGATATGGAATGACTGAAACCCTTGCTACAGTGTCCTGCTGGGATAACGTAGATTTTGAAATTCAGTCAGTTGGCTCAATAATGCCAAATGCAGAAGTTAAAATCGGGGCAGATAATGAAATTTTGGTTAAGGGAGGAATGGTAATGAAAGGATATTACAAAAATCCTGAAGAAACTAAAAAAGTATTTACGGAGGACGGCTTCTTAAAAACGGGTGATGCGGGTAATTTGGATGCACAAAATAACATATATATCACCGACAGAATCAAGGAGTTAATGAAAACTTCTAACGGAAAATATATCGCTCCGCAACACATTGAAGGAAAAGTCGGGAAGTACAATCTTATAAATCAAATTGCAGTAATTGCAGACGGCAAAAAGTTTGTTTCTGCTTTGATTGTGCCTAATTTTGAGATGCTTACGCAAGCTCTTCAGGAGTTAAACATCAAGTGTAAATCAACAACGGAACTTTTGAAAAACAGCCAAGTAATTGATTATATTACAAAACAATTACAGAAGTTTCAAAATGATTTGCCTGATTATGAGAAAATTAAGAAATTCACATTACTTCCTGATGCCTTTTCAATTGAAAGGAACGAAATCACACCTACGCTAAAACTCAAACGTAAAGTGATTTATGCAAATTACAGCAAAGAAATCGAAGCAATGTACAAGTAAAAAATAAGGACGGAAGTAATTCTGTCCTTTTTCTTTTATTAATATGGAAACAATTGAAAAACAAGTCAGAAAGGAGTTATTTCTGTTGAAAGATGAAGATTATAAAAAATTCACTTCCAAGTTAATTCCTACAATTTCTCCGGATAAAATTATTGGAATCAGAGTTCCGGCATTGAGAAAGTTTGCCAAGGATTTTTCTAAACAGAAGGAAAGTTTCCTATATCTTGACTTACCTTCTCATTTTTATTTTGAGGAAAACAATTTACACGCTTTTCTGATAGAAAATTTGAAAGATTATAATCTTGCGATGGAATATACCGAGAAATTTCTTCCAAATATAGATAATTGGGCAACTTGCGATACGTT
Proteins encoded in this region:
- a CDS encoding pyruvate dehydrogenase complex dihydrolipoamide acetyltransferase; protein product: MAEIINMPRLSDTMEEGVVAKWLKKVGDKVSEGDILAEIETDKATMEFESFYSGTLLYIGLQEGETAPVDSLLAIVGKEGEDISALINGGSAPQPASQSEEAPKTETPATEVTVPSGVEVVTMPRLSDTMTEGTVATWLKKVGDKVSEGDILAEIETDKATMEFESFYSGTLLYIGIKEGESAAVDSLLAIVGPAGTDVSAIVAGGGKVSAPAPKSEEKLEEKKAEASTPVSNSNTANNERIFASPLAKKIAQEKGINLAQVKGSGENGRITKKDVEGFTPSATTPSVQSSASAPVAAFAPVGQEAVEEVKNSQMRKTIAKRLSESKFTAPHYYLTIEIDMENAMASRVQINNIPDTKVSFNDMVVKACAMALKKHPQVNTSWKGDVTVYNKHVHIGVAVAVEDGLVVPVLRFADQLSLTQIGGQVKDLAGKARNKKLAPTEMEGSTFTVSNLGMFGIESFTSIINQPNSAILSVGAIVEKPVVKEGQIVVGHTMKVTLACDHRTVDGATGAQFLQTLKTYIENPVTMLA
- a CDS encoding transporter translates to MKKTYLLFLLLLTSTLYSQQIDDINTDRPDQSEGVYTLPKNKFQLEDGFTFSDESISNNLMLRYGIFNGTEVRLSSDFEKNKSENVEIDNFVLSFKQRILEEKNYLPAITLVGYLTYKNPIKEWQTDVYLAFENNISEKFVLCYNVGTSNFFRELNVTTQFGYSVTKDLYTFLEYFATFGNQLPLHNFDTGLLYCITSDFQIDVAFGRSIFNENSNWFVSTGFAYRFF
- the pdhA gene encoding pyruvate dehydrogenase (acetyl-transferring) E1 component subunit alpha; the protein is MKKIDKDVYLKWYEDMLFWRKFEDKLAAVYIQQKVRGFLHLYNGQEAIVAGCMHVIDPKKDKMITSYRNHVHPIALGVDPKRVMAELYGKATGTSQGLGGSMHIFSKEHNFYGGHGIVGGQIPLGAGLAFADKYFDRKAVTLTFMGDGAVRQGAFHETLNLAMLWKLPVVFIIENNHYAMGTSVERTANHVDIWKLGLGYEMPCGPVDGMNPVKVAEAVYEAVERARRGDGPTLLDIRTYRYRGHSMSDAQHYRTKEEVEEYKKIDPITQVLDVIKAKKYASEAEIEAIDERVKQLVAECEKFAEESPFPAKNVMYDTVYEQENYPFLSHKL
- a CDS encoding AMP-dependent synthetase/ligase; amino-acid sequence: MNLLSYHYTSVLHDNVEKFGHKKALMSKVEQNWEGITWNELGKVTDLLSKSLLHFGVQAQETVGIFSQNMPKWTITDFASLQVRAIPVPIYATNTSEQALYVLNHAEVKILFVGDTEQYEKALEVAEKCASLQKIVVFKEDIELKEDKYSIRWSDFLEFGKTDIYNEEFQKRIADKRLDDLFTIIYTSGTTGEPKGVMLDYENLAYQLIGHDIRLEISDKDESLAFLPLSHVFERAWTYYSLYKGATVYYLENPNNIKSALEEVRPTVMCAVPRFYEKIFATVHDRVDSSSFVKKMIFAFAVKTGRKVLKINQEGKKVSWWLKKAHNISDKLVYSKLKQSLGGRIRFMPCGGANLEPSIGRFFHSIGVNVKLGYGMTETLATVSCWDNVDFEIQSVGSIMPNAEVKIGADNEILVKGGMVMKGYYKNPEETKKVFTEDGFLKTGDAGNLDAQNNIYITDRIKELMKTSNGKYIAPQHIEGKVGKYNLINQIAVIADGKKFVSALIVPNFEMLTQALQELNIKCKSTTELLKNSQVIDYITKQLQKFQNDLPDYEKIKKFTLLPDAFSIERNEITPTLKLKRKVIYANYSKEIEAMYK